From Peromyscus maniculatus bairdii isolate BWxNUB_F1_BW_parent chromosome 8, HU_Pman_BW_mat_3.1, whole genome shotgun sequence, a single genomic window includes:
- the Rpl26l1 gene encoding LOW QUALITY PROTEIN: ribosomal protein uL24-like (The sequence of the model RefSeq protein was modified relative to this genomic sequence to represent the inferred CDS: inserted 1 base in 1 codon; deleted 2 bases in 1 codon; substituted 1 base at 1 genomic stop codon), with protein MAGRADLKGKPILSGLRVGFESAALPALLLLGGTNAETRLQPQGALSRFPAAGSGASHTFCDCAAGKRHIRPCAHCTGAGTVALPYILCSYQAIPGKFHLLETSDRSISLKSHFNVPSHVLRKTMSSRLSKELRQKYNVRSLPILKDDEIQVVXGHSKGQQVSKVVQVYRTQHVSYIKQGQXEMTNSTTVHVSIHPSKVVITRLEPDKDREKILECRAKSRQLRKEKGQCRELTEDTGVNSLLQPGLTAEALSGVCFKLFKVRLMSFIVHLFCY; from the exons ATGGCAGGCCGAGCTGATCTGAAAGGAAAGCCCATCCTCAGTGGCCTCCGAGTCG GGTTCGAGTCTGCTGCCCTGCCCGCTCTACTGCTGCTGGGCGGGACCAACGCCGAGACCCGACTCCAGCCGCAGGGGGCGCTGTCCCGTTTTCCTGCAGCAGGAAGCGGAGCCTCGCATACCTTCTGCGACTGCGCCGCGGGGAAACGTCATATCCGGCCCTGCGCGCACTGCACCGGAGCCGGAACTG TGGCTCTACCCTACATCCTGTGCTCTTACCAGGCGATCCCCGGGAAGTTCCACCTCTTGGAGACCTCGGACCGCAGCATAAGCCTCAAAAGCCACTTCAATGTCCCCTCTCACGTGCTCCGGAAGACCATGTCTTCCCGGCTGTCCAAGGAACTGCGGCAGAAGTACAACGTCCGCTCCCTGCCCATCCTCAAGGACGATGAGATCCAG GTGGTTTGAGGACACTCCAAAGGTCAGCAGGTCAGCAAGGTAGTCCAAGTGTACAGAACTCAGCATGTCAGCTACATCAAGCAGGGAC ATGAGATGACTAACAGCACAACTGTCCACGTGAGCATCCACCCCAGCAAG GTGGTTATCACCAGGCTGGAACCAGACAAAGACAGGGAAAAAATTCTTGAATGCAGAGCCAAGTCTCGGCAACTTAGGAAAGAGAAAGGCCAATGCAGGGAGCTCACTGAGGATACAGGAGTGAACAGCCTG CTGCAGCCAGGGCTGACTGCAGAGGCCTTGTCTGGTGTCTGCTTCAAACTTTTCAAAGTGCGTCTGATGAGTTTCATTGTCCACCTGTTTTGCTACTGA